From a region of the Triticum aestivum cultivar Chinese Spring chromosome 7D, IWGSC CS RefSeq v2.1, whole genome shotgun sequence genome:
- the LOC123165899 gene encoding acyl transferase 7 has product MRSTGPAATATVTRVAQRVVAPSAPTPGGELPLSWLDRYPTQRALIESLHVFKGRAGDEAAESPVKAIERALAAALVSYYPIAGRLALSDGGELVVDCTGEGVWFVEATASCTLEEVDYLEYPLMVPKDELLPHPTYPASDPLAEDSVILLVQVTQFACGGFVVGFRFSHAVADGPGAAQFMSAMGEIARGRAAPSLMPAWGREAIPSPPAASVGPLPVPTELRLQYLAMDISTDYIDHFKARFLEETGHRCSAFEVLIAKAWQARTRAAGFARGSPVHVCFAMNARPALRPRALPDGFYGNCYYIMRVSAPAEAVSDAPLNDVVRLIREGKKRLPSEFARWSRGEMGDGGDPYRITSDYRTLLVSDWSRLGFAEVDYGWGAPVHVVPLTNLDYIATCILVCPSAHKPGARLITQCVAADGVDAFHRDMMRLD; this is encoded by the exons ATGCGGAGCACGGGGCCGGCGGCTACCGCGACGGTGACACGGGTGGCGCAGAGGGTGGTGGCCCCGTCGGCGCCCACGCCCGGCGGCGAGCTCCCGCTCTCCTGGCTCGACCGCTACCCCACGCAGCGCGCGCTCATCGAGTCCCTCCACGTCTTCAAGGGCcgcgccggcgacgaggccgccgAGTCCCCGGTCAAGGCCATCGAGCGCGCCCTGGCCGCCGCGCTCGTGAGCTACTACCCCATCGCCGGCCGGCTCGCGCTGTCCGACGGCGGCGAGCTGGTCGTGGACTGTACCGGCGAGGGCGTGTGGTTCGTGGAGGCCACCGCGAGCTGCACCCTGGAGGAGGTGGACTACCTCGAGTACCCGCTCATGGTGCCCAAGGACGAGCTCCTGCCGCACCCCACCTACCCCGCCTCCGACCCCCTCGCCGAGGACTCCGTAATCCTTCTAGTCCAG GTCACGCAGTTCGCGTGCGGCGGGTTCGTGGTCGGGTTCCGGTTCAGCCACGCCGTCGCGGACGGCCCCGGCGCGGCGCAGTTCATGTCGGCGATGGGCGAGATCGCTCGCGGGCGGGCCGCGCCGTCGCTGATGCCGGCGTGGGGCCGCGAGGCGATCCCGAGCCCGCCGGCCGCGTCCGTGGGCCCGCTCCCGGTCCCGACGGAGCTCCGGCTGCAGTACCTGGCCATGGACATCTCCACCGACTACATCGACCACTTCAAGGCCCGGTTCCTGGAGGAGACGGGGCACCGGTGCAGCGCGTTCGAGGTGCTGATCGCCAAGGCGTGGCAGGCCCGCACCCGCGCCGCCGGGTTCGCGAGGGGCTCCCCCGTGCACGTGTGCTTCGCCATGAACGCGCGCCCCGCGCTCCGCCCCCGCGCGCTGCCCGACGGGTTCTACGGCAACTGCTACTACATCATGCGCGTGTCGGCGCCGGCCGAGGCCGTGTCGGACGCGCCGCTGAACGACGTGGTCCGGCTGATCCGCGAGGGAAAGAAGCGGCTCCCGTCCGAGTTCGCGCGGTGGAGCCGCGGGGAGATGGGCGACGGCGGGGACCCGTACCGCATCACGTCCGACTACCGGACGCTGCTGGTGTCGGACTGGTCGCGGCTCGGGTTCGCGGAGGTGGACTATGGGTGGGGCGCCCCCGTGCACGTGGTGCCCCTCACCAACCTGGACTACATCGCGACGTGCATCCTGGTCTGCCCCTCCGCGCACAAGCCCGGCGCGCGCCTCATCACCCAGTGCGTCGCCGCCGACGGCGTCGACGCCTTCCACCGGGACATGATGCGGCTCGACTGA
- the LOC123168591 gene encoding protein FAR1-RELATED SEQUENCE 5 gives MEFSSSEDHELVEDFMDVEDDTGTADVDQPTGVMTPHIHCIDPSEGSMSTAGNELLPAADELGKNAEPYLGMEFVSDAAARAFYNAYALGLGFGIRVARSRSERRKGSEVLVMKRFVCMKEGHHKKKDVDSSNKKKRKRLSIRDGCPAMMEVVRRGPEKWVITKLVLEHTHVIVSPDKVREVQLLRLSGKEHADQLQQVRRNVFGDTGASGLFTYLMKRQSDNSGFFYNVQVDSGNCLRNAVWVDARSKMSYKYFGDAVYFDTTYTQNENMLPFAAFTGMNHHGDCVVFGCALILDKTESSYAWIFETWLTAMDKRLPFSFTTDEGKTMTEAVAKVFPQCFHRLCRWRILSKCKKKLSDVYMRVPELHNELKRCVNECDTMPVFDMFWGSILDKYGLRENTWLQSLFEARHKWVPAYLTSSFFAELSLTRRAETISGFYRNNFSTRAPLLSFITTFDQHIDRLYMNEAQKDLASFPPEQLLKTNSILEKQAASIYTKAAFEFFQTELIESLHHYAVKVQESPYEAKYYVERDGDPPTRHTVVYNVAEKKAWCDCCRFAFSAILCRHVLGVFILADIDMIPEPCITKRWTKKAKTGPVFVGRILEDENRHADSVTSRFSDLVCDAMRCGEKGALSEGSFKFAKEVLRKAYREIDKLTRAGPQQVGNR, from the coding sequence ATGGAGTTCTCATCAAGTGAAGACCATGAACTTGTTGAAGATTTCATGGATGTTGAGGATGATACAGGCACCGCTGATGTTGATCAACCAACTGGTGTGATGACTCCCCATATTCATTGCATCGATCCTTCTGAGGGATCCATGTCGACTGCTGGAAACGAGCTGCTTCCAGCAGCTGATGAGCTGGGCAAAAATGCTGAACCATACTTGGGCATGGAATTTGTGTCTGATGCAGCTGCGCGTGCATTCTACAATGCGTATGCGCTAGGCCTTGGGTTTGGCATTCGTGTTGCCCGGTCCCGCAGTGAGAGGCGAAAAGGTTCTGAGGTACTCGTCATGAAGCGTTTTGTGTGCATGAAAGAGGGACATCACAAGAAGAAGGATGTTGACTCTAGCAACAAGAAAAAGAGGAAGCGCCTCTCTATACGGGACGGCTGCCCAGCAATGATGGAGGTGGTGAGGAGGGGCCCAGAAAAGTGGGTCATCACGAAGTTGGTGCTCGAGCACACTCATGTCATTGTTAGCCCAGACAAGGTGCGGGAGGTCCAGCTCCTTCGCCTCTCTGGGAAGGAGCATGCGGACCAATTACAGCAAGTCCGGAGGAATGTGTTTGGAGACACAGGTGCATCCGGTCTCTTCACCTACCTAATGAAAAGGCAGTCAGATAACTCTGGTTTCTTCTATAACGTACAGGTTGACAGTGGAAACTGTTTGAGGAATGCAGTTTGGGTTGATGCAAGATCTAAAATGTCATACAAGTACTTCGGAGATGCTGTTTACTTCGACACTACTTATACTCAAAACGAAAATATGTTGCCTTTTGCAGCTTTCACAGGCATGAATCACCATGGTGATTGTGTTGTTTTTGGTTGTGCGCTTATCTTGGATAAGACAGAATCTTCGTATGCTTGGATTTTTGAGACATGGCTGACAGCAATGGATAAGCGGCTGCCATTTTCATTTACAACAGATGAAGGCAAAACAATGACAGAGGCAGTTGCCAAAGTATTTCCTCAATGTTTCCATCGTCTTTGTAGATGGCGAATTCTTTCTAAATGCAAGAAGAAATTGTCTGATGTCTACATGAGAGTTCCTGAGCTCCATAACGAGTTAAAGAGATGTGTCAATGAGTGTGATACCATGCCTGTTTTTGACATGTTCTGGGGTTCTATTCTCGACAAGTATGGTCTGAGGGAGAACACTTGGTTGCAATCACTGTTTGAAGCAAGACATAAATGGGTTCCTGCATACCTAACAAGCTCCTTCTTTGCAGAATTGTCACTGACCCGTAGAGCAGAAACGATCAGTGGGTTTTATAGGAATAACTTCAGTACAAGAGCTCCCCTCCTTTCTTTTATCACTACATTTGATCAACACATAGACAGATTGTATATGAACGAAGCTCAGAAAGATCTTGCCTCctttcctcctgaacaactcctgaaaACCAATTCAATCTTGGAAAAACAAGCAGCGAGCATCTACACCAAGGCTGCATTTGAATTTTTCCAAACGGAGTTGATTGAATCGCTGCATCACTATGCTGTGAAGGTTCAGGAAAGCCCTTATGAAGCCAAGTACTATGTCGAAAGAGATGGCGATCCTCCTACCAGGCATACTGTTGTCTACAATGTTGCTGAGAAGAAGGCTTGGTGTGACTGCTGCAGGTTTGCTTTCTCTGCGATATTGTGCAGGCATGTCCTGGGAGTATTCATCTTGGCTGACATCGACATGATTCCGGAGCCATGCATTACGAAACGATGGACGAAAAAGGCAAAGACAGGGCCAGTGTTTGTTGGACGCATCCTTGAAGATGAAAACCGGCATGCAGATTCTGTGACTTCGAGGTTCAGTGATCTCGTTTGCGATGCGATGAGGTGTGGAGAGAAGGGAGCTCTATCAGAAGGCTCCTTCAAATTTGCAAAGGAAGTACTTCGCAAAGCCTATAGAGAAATTGATAAACTGACCAGGGCTGGTCCCCAGCAAGTTGGCAACAGATAG